One region of Cetobacterium somerae ATCC BAA-474 genomic DNA includes:
- a CDS encoding DUF721 domain-containing protein, with protein sequence MDIMNVSEAVEEAIVKSRKLKEGIIRGHWRDIVGKFSKKSEPLWIKEGILYVLVEDSIYLHHMSMNKNKYLKKVQEILKKEYVKDIRFKVSKVQSCNYVEFMDEKISEEKKEHFISELKDLTLEEKIEVLKKRAKEREDALKLKGYKKCDICGMMFFGEGFVCKPCSLKNIADKILEDKDDNK encoded by the coding sequence ATGGACATTATGAATGTAAGTGAAGCAGTGGAAGAAGCTATTGTAAAAAGTAGGAAGTTAAAAGAAGGTATAATAAGAGGACATTGGAGAGATATTGTTGGGAAATTTTCTAAAAAAAGTGAACCTCTTTGGATAAAAGAGGGGATTCTATACGTATTGGTTGAGGATAGTATCTACCTTCATCATATGTCTATGAACAAAAATAAATATTTAAAAAAAGTTCAAGAAATTTTAAAAAAAGAGTATGTAAAAGATATAAGATTTAAAGTTTCAAAGGTTCAAAGTTGTAACTATGTGGAATTTATGGATGAAAAAATTAGCGAAGAAAAAAAAGAGCATTTTATTTCAGAACTTAAGGATTTAACTTTAGAAGAGAAAATAGAGGTTTTGAAAAAGAGAGCAAAAGAGCGAGAAGATGCCTTAAAATTAAAGGGCTATAAAAAATGTGATATTTGTGGAATGATGTTTTTTGGAGAAGGTTTTGTTTGTAAACCCTGCTCTTTAAAAAATATTGCAGATAAGATATTGGAGGATAAAGATGACAACAAATAA
- the gyrB gene encoding DNA topoisomerase (ATP-hydrolyzing) subunit B has product MTTNNYQAENITVLEGLEAVRKRPGMYIGTTSERGLHHLVWEIVDNSVDEALAGYATKIEVSILPDNIIEVVDNGRGIPVDIHPKYGKSALEIVLTVLHAGGKFENNNYKVSGGLHGVGVSVVNALSEWTEVTVRKAGKVYYQKYNRGVPEKDVTEIGVAEDSGTTVRFKADYEIFETLVYSFSTLETRLRELAYLNKGLTIVLSDLRKEPAKVVNLEFEGGILDYIKEIEKDSTPIMKAPFYMSGEVDNVSVEIAMTYNTNQRETIYSFVNNINTHEGGTHVSGFRTALTRVINDLGKTTGLLKDKDGKLQGSDIREGLTAIVSVKVPQPQFEGQTKTKLGNSEVTGIVSTVAGAQIKMYLEDAPNDLKVIVEKILNSKRAREAAQRARELVLRKSALDIGSLPGKLADCSSKNPDDCEVYIVEGDSAGGSAKQGRDRSFQAILPLRGKILNVEKAGLHKALENAEIRAMVTAFGTSIGDNFNIEKRRYGKIIIMTDADVDGAHIRTLILTFLYRYMVDLIHNGNVFIAQPPLFKITQGRTVSYAYTDRQLKEIIAGLEGEDKRYTLQRYKGLGEMNPGQLWETTMDPDTRTLLKVTIDDAREADILFDKLMGDKVEPRREFIEEHAEFVKNLDI; this is encoded by the coding sequence ATGACAACAAATAATTATCAAGCAGAAAATATTACAGTTTTAGAAGGATTAGAAGCTGTAAGAAAAAGACCTGGAATGTATATAGGAACAACTTCAGAAAGAGGACTACACCATCTAGTATGGGAAATTGTAGATAACTCAGTGGATGAGGCATTAGCAGGATATGCAACAAAAATAGAAGTATCGATATTACCAGATAATATAATAGAAGTTGTAGATAACGGAAGAGGAATTCCAGTTGATATACACCCTAAGTATGGAAAATCGGCATTAGAGATAGTGTTAACAGTTCTTCATGCAGGAGGAAAATTTGAGAATAATAACTATAAAGTTTCTGGAGGATTACACGGAGTAGGAGTTTCTGTAGTGAATGCTCTTTCTGAGTGGACAGAAGTTACAGTAAGAAAAGCAGGTAAAGTTTATTACCAAAAATATAACAGAGGAGTACCAGAAAAGGATGTAACAGAAATTGGTGTTGCAGAGGATAGTGGAACTACAGTTAGATTTAAAGCTGACTATGAAATTTTTGAAACGTTAGTATATAGTTTTTCTACATTAGAAACAAGATTAAGAGAACTAGCATACTTAAATAAAGGACTTACTATAGTTTTATCTGATTTAAGAAAAGAGCCTGCAAAAGTTGTAAATTTAGAATTTGAAGGTGGAATTTTAGATTACATAAAAGAGATTGAAAAGGATAGCACACCAATAATGAAAGCTCCTTTTTATATGAGTGGAGAAGTTGATAATGTTTCTGTAGAAATAGCAATGACGTATAATACAAACCAAAGAGAAACAATATACTCTTTTGTTAATAATATAAATACACATGAAGGTGGAACTCACGTAAGTGGATTTAGAACAGCATTAACAAGAGTAATAAATGATTTAGGGAAAACTACAGGACTTTTAAAAGATAAAGATGGAAAACTTCAAGGATCTGATATAAGAGAGGGATTAACAGCAATAGTTTCAGTTAAGGTTCCTCAACCACAATTTGAAGGTCAAACTAAAACAAAGTTAGGGAATAGTGAGGTAACTGGTATAGTTTCTACTGTAGCAGGAGCTCAGATAAAGATGTATTTAGAAGATGCACCTAATGATTTAAAGGTTATAGTTGAAAAGATATTAAATTCAAAAAGAGCAAGAGAAGCAGCTCAAAGAGCAAGAGAGTTAGTACTTAGAAAATCAGCTTTAGATATAGGATCATTACCTGGAAAATTAGCAGATTGTTCTTCAAAAAATCCTGATGATTGTGAAGTTTATATAGTTGAGGGAGATTCAGCAGGAGGATCAGCTAAGCAAGGTAGAGATAGATCTTTCCAAGCTATTTTACCATTAAGAGGTAAGATATTAAACGTAGAAAAAGCTGGATTACATAAAGCGTTAGAAAATGCAGAGATTAGAGCAATGGTAACAGCTTTTGGAACTAGTATTGGAGATAACTTTAATATAGAAAAAAGAAGATATGGAAAAATAATAATAATGACAGACGCGGATGTAGATGGAGCTCATATAAGAACGCTGATATTAACATTCCTTTATAGATATATGGTAGATTTAATTCATAATGGAAATGTATTTATAGCTCAACCGCCACTATTTAAGATAACTCAAGGTAGAACAGTATCTTATGCTTATACTGATAGACAATTAAAAGAAATCATAGCTGGACTAGAGGGTGAAGATAAAAGATATACTCTTCAAAGATATAAAGGATTAGGAGAGATGAATCCTGGACAACTTTGGGAAACAACTATGGATCCAGATACAAGAACTTTATTAAAAGTTACAATTGATGATGCAAGAGAAGCCGATATATTATTTGATAAACTAAT
- the recF gene encoding DNA replication/repair protein RecF (All proteins in this family for which functions are known are DNA-binding proteins that assist the filamentation of RecA onto DNA for the initiation of recombination or recombinational repair.), with protein sequence MEILEMNYINFRNLEDRNIQFSSRFNLFFGKNGQGKTSILEAIYFSATGKSFRTSKNIELIKYNKEKMGSYISYRDLVSEKTLSVKIDKKHKEYKYNGKKTPFDEFYGKVNIVTFIPEDIELIVGSPSFRRGFFDGEIAQSNFEYFKSLKDYNKLLKIRNKYLKEKNIKDEMFLIYEEEFIKLAAKVILKRIEYVKNISIILNLNYRKLFDNKKELNLKYESFLGEIKGSTLLNLEERIKLKIQELKYQELRYGYSLVGPQRDDFKFLLNGKEAKSYSSQGEKKSIIFSLKLSEIDMVIKEKRETPVFLIDDISSYFDSIRKESIINYLKKRELQVFISSTTDLNIESKNFRIDKGEIQDGHYECK encoded by the coding sequence ATTTTTTGGAAAAAATGGTCAAGGAAAAACAAGTATATTAGAAGCTATTTATTTTAGTGCTACTGGGAAAAGTTTTAGAACCTCAAAAAATATAGAATTGATAAAATACAATAAAGAAAAAATGGGAAGCTACATATCTTATAGAGATTTAGTTTCTGAAAAAACTTTGAGTGTTAAGATTGATAAAAAACATAAAGAGTATAAGTATAATGGGAAAAAAACTCCATTTGATGAATTTTACGGAAAGGTAAATATTGTAACTTTTATTCCAGAAGATATAGAGTTAATAGTTGGGAGTCCTAGTTTTAGAAGAGGATTTTTTGATGGAGAGATTGCTCAAAGTAATTTTGAATATTTTAAGAGTTTGAAAGATTATAATAAACTTTTAAAAATAAGAAATAAGTATTTAAAAGAAAAAAATATAAAAGATGAAATGTTTCTAATTTATGAAGAAGAATTTATAAAATTAGCAGCTAAAGTGATTTTGAAAAGAATAGAATATGTAAAGAATATCTCTATAATATTAAATCTAAATTATAGAAAACTTTTTGATAATAAGAAAGAGTTAAATTTAAAATATGAGAGCTTTCTTGGAGAAATAAAAGGTTCAACATTATTGAATTTAGAAGAGAGAATAAAACTTAAAATACAGGAGTTGAAGTATCAAGAACTACGCTATGGATACTCTTTAGTAGGACCACAAAGAGATGATTTTAAATTTCTTTTAAATGGAAAAGAAGCTAAATCTTATTCATCTCAAGGTGAAAAAAAATCGATAATTTTTTCTTTAAAATTATCTGAAATAGATATGGTAATAAAAGAAAAAAGAGAAACACCAGTTTTTTTAATAGATGACATATCATCTTATTTTGATTCCATAAGAAAAGAGAGTATTATAAATTATTTAAAAAAAAGAGAATTACAAGTTTTCATTAGTTCAACAACTGATTTAAATATAGAATCTAAAAACTTTAGAATTGATAAAGGAGAGATTCAAGATGGACATTATGAATGTAAGTGA